In Triplophysa rosa linkage group LG7, Trosa_1v2, whole genome shotgun sequence, the following proteins share a genomic window:
- the ccdc40 gene encoding coiled-coil domain-containing protein 40, which yields MDGGRNGGLLEDQMNRQDENVGQNTEVTEPERESNSMELSDSDVGGNGYSVTSEPVLLLNSETDNKRTPVLLQYSFQLELSSGAQPRVEEENEEQEELLVLDPEHPLMKRFQSALKKHLSNQLERQTLELREKKVLEKAEVQRRQELAEEVYMVQELLAKLQASLEASHEANGQTAAQRRQAQDKLDTVKNQYHAAASHARKQRTQVSELQSKVDSMATMLLYMQKANTDLRLDIKAIINASNKAQRERTQAEEHKYQQDVYVERLTKHVEKLSGQIALFEVQITAQSEETKAAKETYSEAQLELDSLNVEHKQLFQQWNSSLVMMRRRDEAYNAMQEELRQINDQMLSLETKIDGYKKSITQEEEQNERLTLHLNQAQADCTTSHKLLTHSQNHQEVLQAQYSNYTQILQETEKTLSTLRVEREVYQSKLKAFRNHMEKESAVCLNLQDQIMNKLKEQFTHNNSAKYSCRLTDKTVSQRREKEAQLTKLENGVNAVKLESQMLVTHLNSLAPLHAELEKEMSQQHQLLSSREAEISGNVTDIERKQSMINIFNKKIKEIVSSTGHEDLSPLEICAATLSKELEDVGTEIKEQQQLWLWQQGELVRFTQEKQAHSCSVQTLRTQLTILQQSQINRKSEMEQDQREQADLENQIKDVMADMIKLNCLLSKNSDLNQTLQQNNSQMETEFRQRLKEVKSKSVETQLKLEMLNKEKERLVNSLVEAERLIMLWEKRTQLMRETWSAINSDIGQGDMRTMAREVHRMEVRYAQLMKQQERLLRDMESVVSRRQTIMILSEAQTRSDHMQATHTEYHTIQGLHRKILQTKKQSEECVGVIAQLEERQHYLSSSLREKQTDLSDLQNRRAVLAQDLTAFQKTKERNLSRLLTLQSQAKHLQDVMQGRYRPVAGEDTVLELEKLKQEKRLKMVSSILQYLTQECPQHHSTFHRLNLTLEEHLHTGLLDSQQA from the exons ATGGACGGTGGTCGAAATGGGGGTCTGCTGGAGGACCAAATGAACAGGCAGGATGAGAATGTTGGCCAAAATACTGAAGTCACTGAGCCAGAG AGAGAAAGTAACTCAATGGAGCTGTCAGACAGTGATGTTGGAGGCAATGGTTACTCTGTGACCAGTGAACCAGTGCTTTTGCTTAACTCTG aAACAGACAACAAGAGGACACCTGTCTTACTCCAGTACTCTTTCCAGTTGGAGCTCAGCAGTGGGGCACAACCGAGAGTAGAAGAGGAAAATGAGGAACAGGAAGAACTTCTGGTGCTGGATCCTGAACAT CCTCTAATGAAGAGATTTCAGTCTGCATTGAAGAAACACCTAAGTAATCAACTGGAGAGACAGACCCTTGAACTCCGTGAGAAG AAAGTACTGGAGAAAGCTGAGGTTCAGAGGCGTCAAGAACTTGCTGAGGAAGTGTACATGGTGCAGGAGTTGTTGGCCAAACTCCAAGCATCTCTGGAAGCCAGTCATGAAGCTAATGGCCAGACTGCTGCCCAGCGGAGACAGGCTCAAGATAAGCTAGATACAGTGAAGAATCAGTACCATGCAGCTGCTAGTCATGCACGAAAACAACGTACACAAG TGTCTGAATTACAATCTAAGGTTGACAGCATGGCCACGATGCTGCTCTACATGCAGAAGGCCAACACTGACCTGCGCTTGGACATAAAAGCCATAATAAATGCTTCAAACAAagctcagagagagagaactcaGGCAGAGGAGCACAAATACCAGCAG GATGTCTACGTCGAGCGCTTGACCAAGCATGTTGAGAAGCTTTCAGGGCAGATCGCTCTGTTTGAGGTTCAAATCACTGCTCAGAGTGAGGAGACAAAGGCTGCAAAGGAGACTTATTCTGAG GCACAGCTTGAACTTGACTCTCTTAATGTCGAGCATAAGCAGTTGTTCCAGCAGTGGAACAGCAGCCTGGTAATGATGAGAAGGAGGGATGAAGCTTACAATGCTATGCAGGAAGAATTGAG GCAGATCAATGATCAGATGCTTTCTCTAGAAACCAAAATTGACGGTTATAAAAAGTCCATTACACAAGAAGAGGAGCAGAACGAGCGTCTCACTCTGCATCTGAACCAGGCCCAGGCTGACTGCACCACTTCACATAAACTCCTTACACACTCCCAGAACCATCAGGAGGTCTTGCAGGCCCAGTACAGCAACTACACACAAATACTGCAGGAGACGGAGAAAACTCTTAGCACATTGCGTGTG gagCGTGAGGTGTATCAGTCCAAGCTCAAGGCTTTCAGAAATCACATGGAAAAAGAGTCTGCAGTGTGTTTAAACCTGCAGGATCAGATCATGAACAAACTGAAAGAGCAGTTTACCCACAATAATTCAGCAAAGTATTCATGTCGACTGACTGATAAAACTGTATCACAGAGAAGAGAGAAG GAGGCTCAATTAACTAAGTTGGAAAATGGCGTTAATGCTGTAAAGCTGGAGAGTCAAATGTTGGTGACACATCTGAATTCTCTAGCCCCACTACATGCAGAACTTGAGAAAGAAATGTCCCAACAACACCAGCTGCTGTCCTCTCGTGAGGCTGAGATCTCTGGAAACGTCACAGATATTGAACGAAAGCAATCAATGATCAACATCTTTAACAAGAAGATCAAGGAGATTGTATCCAGTACTGGG CATGAAGACCTAAGCCCCTTGGAGATCTGTGCAGCCACCCTGTCCAAGGAACTTGAGGACGTTGGCACTGAGATTAAAGAACAGCAGCAGTTGTGGCTCTGGCAGCAGGGGGAGCTTGTAAGATTCACCCAGGAAAAACAGGCCCACAGCTGTTCTGTACAGACCCTGCGCACACAACTCACAATTCTGCAGCAGAGCCAGATTAACAGAAAGA GTGAGATGGAGCAGGATCAGCGTGAGCAAGCAGATCTGGAGAACCAAATCAAGGATGTCATGGCAGACATGATAAAACTGAATTGTTTGCTCAGTAAAAACAGTGATCTGAATCAAACACTGCAGCAGAACAACAGTCAGATGGAGACTGAATTCAGACAGAGACTCAAG gaggtTAAAAGCAAGTCGGTTGAGACTCAGCTAAAGCTGGAGATGttaaacaaagagaaagagagactcgTGAACAGCCTAGTGGAGGCAGA gcGACTTATCATGTTATGGGAGAAGAGAACCCAGCTAATGCGAGAGACATGGTCTGCCATCAACTCTGACATTGGACAGGGAGACATGCGAACAATGGCACGAGAGGTTCATCGCATGGAG GTTCGATATGCTCAGCTAATGAAGCAGCAAGAGCGGTTGTTAAGAGACATGGAGTCAGTGGTGTCCAGGCGACAAACTATAATGATTCTGAGTGAGGCTCAGACACGATCTGACCATATGCAGGCTACACACACTGAATACCACACTATTCAGGGTCTGCACCGAAAGATTCTACAAACAAAGAAg caATCAGAAGAGTGTGTTGGTGTCATAGCTCAACTTGAGGAGAGGCAGCATTATTTGAGTTCCAGTCTCAGAGAGAAACAAACGGATCTCAGTGACCTGCAGAATAGAAGAGCTGTTCTCGCTCAGGACCTCACTGCATTTCAGAAGACTAAAGAAAGA AACTTGTCTCGTCTGCTGACTCTCCAAAGTCAGGCGAAACACCTCCAGGATGTTATGCAGGGCCGATACCGTCCTGTGGCAGGTGAAGACACTGTACTTGAACtggaaaaactgaaacaagAGAAACGTTTAAAAATG GTCAGCTCAATTCTTCAGTATTTGACCCAGGAGTGCCCTCAACATCACAGCACCTTCCACAGACTCAACCTCACACTAGAAGAACACCTACACACTGGACTTTTGGACAGCCAGCAAGCATAG
- the anapc11 gene encoding LOW QUALITY PROTEIN: anaphase-promoting complex subunit 11 (The sequence of the model RefSeq protein was modified relative to this genomic sequence to represent the inferred CDS: substituted 1 base at 1 genomic stop codon): MKVKIKQWNGVASWLWVANDENCGICRAPFNGCCPDCAQGPRRXLPTRLGSVFSLFPHALHPEVAELPAGAAAVPHVPSGVEI, translated from the exons ATGAAGGTAAAAATAAAGCAGTGGAATGGTGTGGCATCCTGGTTGTGGGTAGCCAACGATGAGAACTGTGGCATCTGCCGAGCACCTTTCAATGGCTGTTGCCCAGACTGTGC GCAAGGTCCCAGGAGATGACTGCCCACTCGTCTGGGGTCAGTGTTCTCACTGTTTCCACATGCACTGCATCCTGAAGTGGCTGAACTCCCAGCAGGTGCAGCAGCAGTGCCCCATGTGCCGTCAGGAGTGGAAATTTAA